A genomic window from Phyllopteryx taeniolatus isolate TA_2022b chromosome 2, UOR_Ptae_1.2, whole genome shotgun sequence includes:
- the copb1 gene encoding coatomer subunit beta, with amino-acid sequence MTAAENVCYTLINVASDSEPPTEVCLKTDLEKGEIKAKTEALKKVIIMILNGEKLPGLLMTIIRFVLPLQDHTIKKLLLVFWEIVPKTTPDGKLLQEMILVCDAYRKDLQHPNEFIRGSTLRFLCKLKESELLEPLMPAIRACLEHRHSYVRRNAVLAIYTIYRNFEHLIPDAPELIHDFLVNEKDASCKRNAFMMLIHADQDRALDYLSTCIDQVHTFGDILQLVIVELIYKVCHANPSERARFIRCIYNLLQSSSPAVKYEAAGTLVTLSSAPTAIKAAAQCYIDLIIKESDNNVKLIVLDRLIELKEHPTHERVLQDLVMDILRVLGTPDLEVRKKTLQLALDLVSSRNVEELVIVLKKEVIKTNNVTEHEDTDKYRQLLVRTLHSCSVRFPDMAANVIPVLMEFLSDTNEAAAADVLEFVREAIQRFDILRPLIIEKMLEVFHAIKTVKIYRGALWILGEYCSTKEDIQNVMTEVRRSLGEIPIVENEIKKETGELKPEDEVTAAPAQKLVTEMGTYVTQSALSSSRPSKKDEDRPPLRGFLMDGDFYVGASLATTLTKVALRYVAIVQDKKKQNSFVAEAMLIMVTVLHLGKSSLAKKPITDDDVDRISLCLKVLSECSPLMNDIFNKECRKSLSHMLTVRLEEEKLSQKKESEKRNVTVQADDPISFMQLTAKNETTSKEDQFQLSLLAAMGNTQRKEAADPLASKLNKVTQLTGFSDPVYAEAYVHVNQYDIVLDVLVVNQTSDTLQNCTLELATLGDLKLVEKPSPLTLAPHDFANIKANVKVASTENGIIFGNIVYDVSGAASDRNCVVLSDIHIDIMDYIQMSSCTDAEFRQMWTEFEWENKVTVNTNITDLNEYLQHILKSTNMKCLTPEKALSGFCGFMAANLYARSIFGEDALANVSIEKPIHLGPDAPVNGHIRIRAKSQGMALSLGDKINLSQKKATL; translated from the exons ATGACAGCTGCGGAGAACGTTTGCTACACTCTGATCAATGTCGCATCTGACTCGGAGCCCCCCACTGAAGTCTGCTTGAAGACTGATCTGG AAAAGGGGGAGATTAAAGCAAAAACTGAGGCGCTGAAGAAAGTGATAATCATGATCCTGAATGGCGAGAAGTTGCCAGGTCTGCTGATGACCATAATCCGCTTTGTGCTGCCACTTCAAGACCACACCATCAAAaaattgctgcttgtttttTGGGAGATTGTGCCCAAAACCACCCCGGACGGCAAGCTGCTCCAGGAGATGATCCTGGTCTGTGACGCCTACAGGAAG GACCTACAGCACCCCAATGAGTTCATCCGAGGCTCCACCCTCCGTTTCCTGTGTAAGTTGAAGGAGTCTGAGCTGCTCGAGCCTCTCATGCCAGCAATCCGCGCTTGCCTGGAGCACCGACACAGCTATGTCCGCCGGAATGCCGTGCTGGCCATTTACACCATCTACAG AAACTTTGAACATCTCATCCCGGATGCTCCAGAGCTGATCCATGATTTTCTTGTGAATGAAAAAGATGCAAGCTGCAAGAGGAACGCTTTTATGATGCTGATTCATGCAGATCAG GATCGAGCTCTGGATTACCTCAGCACATGCATTGACCAGGTTCATACTTTTGGAGATATTCTACAGCTGGTCATTGTGGAGCTGATTTACAAA GTGTGTCACGCAAACCCTTCTGAGCGTGCCCGCTTTATCCGTTGCATCTACAACCTGCTTCAGTCCTCCAGTCCGGCTGTAAAGTACGAGGCGGCTGGCACACTTGTAACACTCTCGAGTGCACCCACGGCGATTAAG GCCGCTGCCCAGTGTTACATTGATCTGATTATCAAGGAGAGTGACAACAATGTGAAACTCATCGTCCTTGATCGTTTGATTGAGCTTAAGGAACATCCCACTCATGAGCGTGTACTCCAG GACCTTGTGATGGACATTCTACGTGTTCTCGGCACTCCTGACCTGGAAGTGAGAAAGAAGACCTTGCAGCTGGCCCTGGACCTTGTGTCATCGCGCAATGTGGAAGAG TTGGTGATCGTTTTGAAGAAAGAGGTGATCAAGACGAACAATGTGACTGAACATGAAGACACAGACAAGTACAGGCAGCTCTTGGTGCGCACTCTTCACTCCTGCAGTGTGCGCTTCCCTGACATGGCGGCCAATGTCATTCCTGtg CTGATGGAATTTTTAAGTGACACAAATGAAGCAGCCGCCGCTGACGTGCTGGAGTTTGTGCGAGAAGCCATTCAAAGATTTGACATCTTAAGACCGCTTATCATTGAGAAGATGCTGGAGGTCTTTCATGCTATTAAAACAGTCAA AATCTACAGAGGTGCGCTGTGGATCTTGGGTGAATACTGCAGCACAAAAGAAGACATCCAGAATGTGATGACAGAAGTCCGCAGGTCACTGGGAGAG ATTCCTATAGTGGAGAACGAGATAAAGAAAGAGACAGGGGAGTTGAAGCCAGAGGATGAAGTGACTGCAGCTCCAGCTCAGAAGCTGGTGACGGAGATGGGCACTTATGTGACGCAGAGTGCGCTCAGCTCCTCCAGGCCTTCCAAAAAAGACGAGGATCG GCCTCCGCTAAGGGGCTTCTTGATGGATGGAGACTTCTATGTGGGTGCTTCTCTCGCCACAACACTGACCAAAGTGGCTTTGCGCTACGTCGCTATTGTCcaagataaaaagaaacaaaat TCTTTTGTTGCAGAGGCCATGTTGATCATGGTCACCGTGCTGCACCTGGGCAAGTCCTCTCTGGCCAAGAAGCCCATTACAGACGACGATGTGGACCGCATCTCGTTGTGCCTCAAGGTCCTGTCGGAGTGCTCGCCGCTCATGAATGACATCTTCAACAAGGAGTGCCGCAAATCCCTGTCACATATGCTGACTGTCAGACTGGAGGAGGAGAAGCTTTCACAGAAG AAAGAGTCTGAGAAGCGTAATGTAACAGTGCAGGCGGACGACCCGATCTCCTTCATGCAGCTCACAGCCAAAAACGAGACGACCTCGAAGGAGGACCAGTTCCAGCTCAGTCTGTTGGCTGCTATGGGCAACACTCAAAGGAAGGAAGCCGCTGATCCCCTGGCTTCAAAACTCAACAAG GTGACCCAGCTGACAGGTTTCTCAGACCCAGTGTACGCGGAAGCCTATGTCCATGTCAACCAGTATGACATTGTGCTGGATGTGCTGGTGGTCAACCAAACCAGTGACACGCTCCAGAACTGCACCCTCGAGCTCGCCACTTTAG GTGACCTCAAGCTTGTTGAAAAGCCTTCCCCACTTACTCTTGCCCCTCACGACTTTGCTAACATCAAGGCTAATGTCAAAGTAGCGTCGACTGAAAATGGCATCATCTTCGGAAACATAG TGTATGATGTCTCCGGGGCTGCAAGCGACAGGAACTGCGTTGTCCTCAGTGACATCCACATTGACATCATGGACTACATCCAGATGTCATCCTGTACAGATGCTGAATTCAGGCAGATGTGGACTGAGTTTGAGTGGGAAAACAAG GTGACTGTAAACACAAACATCACTGATCTGAACGAGTACCTCCAACATATCCTCAAGTCCACAAACATGAAGTGCCTGACTCCAGAGAAG GCATTATCCGGCTTCTGTGGTTTCATGGCCGCCAACCTCTACGCCCGTTCTATATTTGGCGAAGATGCCCTTGCTAATGTCAGCATCGAGAAGCCTATCCACCTGGGGCCAGATGCACCTGTCAACGGACATATACGCATTAGAGCCAAAAGTCAG GGGATGGCCTTGAGCCTTGGTGACAAGATCAACCTCTCCCAAAAGAAGGCAACTCTCTGA